Proteins from a genomic interval of Lycium ferocissimum isolate CSIRO_LF1 chromosome 2, AGI_CSIRO_Lferr_CH_V1, whole genome shotgun sequence:
- the LOC132037056 gene encoding amino acid transporter AVT6A-like: protein MTTGNLKHAKEKKSRKSKQAVVDEQSPLLPTKHKDDAGFDEFDGASFSGAVFNLSTTIVGAGIMALPATMKSLGLVLGIAMIIFMAFLTEASIELLIRFSRTSKSASYGGLMGDTFGKYGKMLLQVCILVNNIGVLVVYMIIIGDVLSGTNSSGVHHAGVLEGWFGAQWWNSRFFILLVTTLGIFAPLASLKRIDSLRFTSALSVALAVVFLVVTVGITVFKLMNGTILMPRLLPDVFDMTSFLKLFTVVPVLVTAYICHYNVHSIENELEDSTQIRAVVQSSLALCSSVYVLTSLFGFLLFGDATLDDVLANFDTNLGIPLGSVLNDVVRVSYAAHLMLVFPIVFYPLRLNLDGLLFPSARPLTFDNLRFASISSGLIAIIFLGANFIPSIWDAFQFTGATAAVCIGFIFPAAITLRDRYGIATNKDKILCIFMIVLAVFSNVVAIYSDALSLIKKNSSPIE from the exons ATGACGACTGGAAACCTTAAACATGCGAAAGAGAAGAAATCACGAAAAAGCAAACAAGCAGTGGTTGATGAGCAATCACCATTATTGCCTACTAAGCATAAGGACGATGCTGGATTCGATGAGTTCGATGGGGCTTCCTTTAGTGGGGCTGTATTtaatttatcaacaacaattgTTGGTGCAGGAATCATGGCCTTGCCTGCGACTATGAAGTCATTAGGTCTTGTTCTTGGGATTGCTATGATCATATTCATGGCTTTTCTGACAGAAGCTTCAATTGAGTTGTTGATTAGATTTAGCAGGACTTCTAAATCAGCTTCTTATGGAGGTCTTATGGGCGACACTTTTGGAAAGTATGGGAAGATGTTGCTCCAAGTATGTATACTTGTAAACAACATAGGCGTTCTTGTTGTATACATGATTATCATAG GTGATGTGCTCTCTGGAACAAACTCAAGTGGAGTTCACCATGCTGGTGTCCTGGAAGGGTGGTTTGGGGCTCAATGGTGGAATAGTCGGTTCTTTATTCTTCTTGTCACCACTCTTGGCATATTTGCACCATTGGCTTCCTTGAAGCGTATAG ATTCATTGAGATTTACGTCTGCATTATCAGTCGCTTTGGCTGTTGTCTTCCTGGTCGTGACTGTGGGAATTACCGTATTTAAGCTAATGAATGGAACCATTCTTATGCCCAGATTGCTTCCTGATGTGTTTGACATGACATCATTCCTTAAGCTCTTTACTGTTGTTCCTGTACTCGTTACCGCATATATATGCCACTACAATG TTCACTCCATAGAAAATGAACTTGAAGACAGCACACAGATCAGAGCGGTGGTGCAAAGCTCGCTTGCTCTTTGCTCAAGCGTGTATGTGTTGACGAGCTTGTTTGGTTTTCTCTTATTTGGTGATGCAACCCTTGATGACGTGCTTGCCAACTTTGATACAAATCTTGGAATTCCATTGGGCTCCGTGCTCAATGATGTTGTTCGTGTCAGCTATGCTGCCCACCTGATGCTTGTCTTTCCCATTGTCTTTTATCCATTGAGGCTTAACTTGGACGGTCTTCTCTTTCCTTCTGCAAGGCCTCTGACTTTTGACAATTTGAGATTTGCATCGATCAGCAGTGGGCTCATAGCCATCATCTTTCTGGGTGCAAATTTCATCCCAAGCATCTGGGATGCTTTTCAATTCACTGGGGCAACTGCTGCTGTTTGCATTGGGTTCATATTTCCTGCTGCTATTACTCTCAG AGATCGATATGGCATAGCAACAAATAAGGACAAGATCTTGTGTATATTTATGATTGTCCTTGCTGTCTTTTCGAACGTGGTGGCCATATATAGTGATGCCTTATCTTTGATTAAGAAGAATTCATCACCAATCGAGTGA